A single Paraburkholderia sp. D15 DNA region contains:
- a CDS encoding 4Fe-4S dicluster domain-containing protein, with protein MSCVVTDRCIRCRYGDCVTACPVNAFHVGPEFLVIDPKRCINCTTCVVVCPIGAIVPDYELTDEQRPFAALNAKLAQLYPRANGPVEPLPDADQWAMESDKAALLR; from the coding sequence ATGTCCTGTGTTGTCACCGATCGATGTATTCGTTGCCGCTACGGCGATTGCGTCACGGCGTGCCCCGTCAACGCGTTTCACGTGGGCCCCGAGTTTCTGGTGATCGACCCGAAACGGTGTATCAATTGCACAACCTGCGTGGTCGTCTGCCCAATCGGCGCAATCGTGCCCGACTACGAGTTGACCGATGAGCAACGGCCGTTCGCGGCCCTGAACGCGAAGCTCGCGCAGTTGTATCCTCGCGCGAATGGACCGGTTGAACCCTTGCCCGATGCAGACCAGTGGGCAATGGAATCCGATAAGGCTGCGTTGTTGCGCTGA
- a CDS encoding aldolase — MDLRAKEYFDERATQEMKAHLKPKQRTIQEKLAYACRILAMTGQEAGLAGQISARSSRDGAYWTLRFGLGFDEATPDDFIEVDRDLNTLSGSGMANPATRFHLWVYEARPDRHSLVHTHPPYVSALVAAKQPLIVSQMDMTPFHNDCAFLADWPGVPIADQEGVIISEALGQKRSILLAHHGLLTAGDGVEEATYLAVYLERAARMQIRARVFGPLTPLSDELASEAHDYLLKPSIVKGTFDYWCRQADQGIKNLAG, encoded by the coding sequence ATGGACTTACGAGCAAAGGAGTACTTCGACGAGCGTGCTACACAAGAGATGAAGGCACATCTCAAGCCGAAGCAACGCACCATTCAGGAGAAACTGGCCTACGCATGCCGGATTCTGGCCATGACCGGACAGGAAGCGGGACTAGCCGGTCAGATCAGCGCCCGCTCCAGCCGCGACGGCGCGTACTGGACCCTTCGCTTCGGCCTGGGTTTCGACGAAGCGACGCCCGATGACTTCATCGAAGTCGACCGCGACCTCAATACGCTTTCAGGTTCGGGCATGGCTAACCCGGCCACCCGCTTCCATCTCTGGGTCTATGAAGCACGCCCCGATCGCCATAGCCTCGTCCACACGCATCCGCCCTATGTGTCCGCCCTGGTTGCCGCGAAACAGCCATTGATCGTGTCGCAGATGGACATGACGCCCTTTCACAACGATTGCGCTTTTCTCGCCGACTGGCCAGGCGTGCCGATCGCGGACCAGGAAGGCGTCATCATCTCCGAAGCACTCGGCCAGAAACGCTCGATTTTATTGGCGCATCACGGCTTGCTGACGGCCGGCGATGGTGTCGAGGAAGCGACCTACCTCGCGGTCTATCTGGAGCGCGCGGCACGCATGCAGATACGCGCGCGGGTCTTCGGACCGCTCACGCCCCTTTCCGATGAACTCGCGAGCGAGGCTCACGACTACCTGCTCAAACCGTCGATCGTCAAAGGGACATTCGACTACTGGTGTCGGCAGGCGGACCAGGGCATAAAGAATCTGGCCGGATAG
- a CDS encoding CmcJ/NvfI family oxidoreductase produces MNVDPISNEALAPRCPLAEANPGNLMKAVLTNGFSPARSPMPSVQATLGYLHPTCERPYNYAYQPPAGEAWENYQHDDRVVPIRDGRFASARHSVQVEGFELWDAPSSVRDFKNSETVAEFYYPELKELALLATGASRAYVFDHLVRCREPSRGPLGFGRPEKGMPASANGRVHNDYTEDSGRKRLALVLGDEAQALRGQRYAIINIWRSIKAPVLDTPLAVCDARTIDSADLVNAEVRYPRRVGEIFLATHSPHHHWYWFSAMDRHEALVFKQYDSRVSGVARFTPHAAFDNPDAPAGLPPRESIEARCLVIYD; encoded by the coding sequence ATGAACGTCGATCCCATTTCAAACGAAGCGCTCGCGCCACGCTGTCCGTTAGCCGAAGCGAATCCAGGCAACCTGATGAAAGCCGTTCTGACGAATGGCTTTTCGCCAGCTCGTTCGCCCATGCCATCGGTGCAGGCAACGCTCGGCTATTTGCATCCTACTTGCGAACGTCCGTATAACTACGCGTATCAACCGCCTGCGGGCGAGGCTTGGGAAAACTATCAGCACGACGATCGCGTTGTGCCGATTCGCGACGGACGATTCGCATCCGCGCGCCACTCGGTGCAGGTAGAAGGGTTTGAGCTTTGGGACGCGCCGTCGAGTGTCCGCGACTTCAAGAATAGCGAGACCGTCGCCGAGTTTTATTACCCTGAACTCAAAGAACTCGCGTTACTCGCAACGGGTGCGAGCCGCGCATATGTCTTCGATCATCTGGTGCGCTGTCGCGAGCCGAGCCGTGGACCGCTGGGTTTCGGCCGGCCGGAGAAAGGCATGCCCGCGTCGGCGAATGGACGCGTGCATAACGACTACACGGAAGACTCCGGCCGCAAAAGGCTTGCGTTAGTGCTCGGCGATGAAGCGCAAGCGCTGCGCGGACAGCGGTATGCGATCATCAACATCTGGCGGTCGATCAAGGCGCCGGTGCTCGATACGCCGCTTGCCGTATGCGATGCCAGAACGATCGATTCCGCCGATCTGGTCAATGCCGAGGTGCGCTACCCACGACGCGTCGGCGAGATCTTTCTGGCGACGCATTCGCCGCATCACCATTGGTACTGGTTCTCGGCGATGGATCGGCACGAGGCGCTGGTATTCAAGCAATACGACTCGCGTGTGAGCGGCGTCGCGCGTTTCACGCCGCATGCCGCATTCGATAACCCCGATGCGCCGGCAGGTTTGCCGCCGAGGGAAAGCATCGAAGCGCGCTGTCTCGTCATTTACGATTGA
- a CDS encoding GNAT family N-acetyltransferase, translating into MAWKEESLSVTTDIDKFDFAAIHQYLSEVAYWSRGIAREKVERAARNSLAFGLFHEAEQIGFARVITDATTFAYLSDVFIFPDWQGLGLGQWLMKCVLAHPDLQGLRRIMLLTADAHGLYEKFGFTSPANPDMVMEIKNLDAFR; encoded by the coding sequence ATGGCATGGAAAGAAGAAAGCCTGTCCGTCACCACGGACATCGATAAATTCGATTTCGCGGCAATTCACCAATACCTCAGCGAAGTCGCGTACTGGTCCAGGGGCATCGCCAGAGAGAAAGTCGAAAGGGCCGCCCGGAACTCGCTGGCATTCGGTCTTTTCCATGAAGCAGAACAGATTGGTTTCGCGCGAGTCATCACGGACGCGACGACATTCGCCTACCTGTCCGACGTATTCATTTTCCCCGACTGGCAAGGCCTGGGGCTCGGGCAGTGGTTGATGAAGTGCGTACTCGCCCATCCGGACCTTCAGGGCCTGCGCCGAATCATGCTGCTCACCGCCGATGCGCATGGCCTCTACGAGAAATTCGGCTTCACGAGTCCGGCCAATCCGGACATGGTGATGGAAATAAAGAACCTCGACGCGTTCAGGTGA
- a CDS encoding NAD(P)-dependent oxidoreductase, whose protein sequence is METHMDVGFIGIGVMGQPMALNLLRAGTPLTIWNRSPDRIEPLRAAGANVAASPAEVFERTSTVILMLAHDDAIDAVLGRGTPQFETNVARHTILHMGTTSPEYSRALAADIRAAGGAYVEAPVSGSRKPAEAGELVAMLAGDADTVESIRALLKPICRETIVCGPVPNALLMKLAVNIFLITTVTGLAEAAHFANHHGLDMTQFRAVVDAGQMASSISRVKSLKLVTRDFDVQASITDVLKNNRLIAEAAREASVASPLLDVCYALFSETHAMGHDKDDMIAVVRALEARTASQV, encoded by the coding sequence ATGGAGACGCATATGGACGTAGGCTTTATCGGCATCGGCGTCATGGGGCAGCCCATGGCACTCAACCTGCTCCGCGCGGGTACGCCACTGACAATATGGAACCGCTCGCCGGACAGAATCGAGCCACTGCGCGCCGCCGGCGCCAACGTGGCAGCGAGTCCCGCCGAGGTATTCGAACGCACGTCCACGGTGATTCTGATGCTGGCGCACGACGATGCCATCGATGCGGTCTTGGGACGCGGAACGCCGCAATTCGAAACCAACGTCGCGCGGCACACGATTCTTCATATGGGAACGACTTCGCCGGAGTACTCGCGCGCGCTCGCGGCCGACATTCGTGCGGCCGGCGGCGCTTATGTCGAGGCGCCCGTGTCGGGATCGCGCAAACCCGCCGAGGCGGGCGAACTCGTGGCGATGCTCGCGGGCGACGCCGACACGGTCGAATCGATACGCGCGCTATTGAAACCCATTTGCCGCGAGACCATTGTGTGCGGCCCCGTGCCGAATGCGCTGCTGATGAAACTGGCGGTCAATATCTTTCTGATTACCACCGTGACGGGCCTGGCCGAAGCGGCGCATTTCGCCAATCATCATGGTCTGGATATGACGCAATTCCGCGCGGTCGTCGATGCCGGGCAAATGGCGAGTAGCATCTCCCGCGTGAAGTCGCTCAAGCTGGTGACACGCGATTTCGACGTGCAGGCATCGATCACCGATGTGCTGAAGAACAATCGCCTCATTGCCGAAGCGGCGAGAGAAGCGAGCGTCGCATCGCCGTTGCTCGACGTGTGTTACGCGCTATTTTCGGAAACGCATGCGATGGGACACGACAAGGACGACATGATCGCCGTGGTGCGTGCGCTCGAAGCTCGTACGGCCTCGCAGGTTTGA
- a CDS encoding LysR substrate-binding domain-containing protein, with translation MSDSLLFLASMMEPMRGFVAVGRRMSITLAAEDLCLTQSALSRQVKALEERLGVKLLTRGHRAIAFTPEGERFFRSASSALQQLQDAVGTVRRVAQSRSPVTLSASIGVTGLWVLPRLGRFQELNPGIDLRVAANNRVLDLAGDGIDLVIRYCPSSAVDDSAVLLFHETIGPVAHPALGIKQVLSPQDLAGQVLLEFDEPGRPWLHWEDWFNSVGWRDVKPKALLRFNQYDQVVQSAMAGQGIALGRLELIKPMIADRRLALLDAPESGPLNNYAYWLMGAEASPRADVRAVMEWIVREARP, from the coding sequence ATGTCGGACTCGCTTCTTTTTCTCGCTTCCATGATGGAGCCCATGCGCGGCTTCGTGGCGGTGGGGCGGCGCATGAGCATCACACTCGCCGCCGAAGATCTGTGTTTGACCCAGTCGGCGCTGAGCCGGCAAGTTAAAGCCCTGGAGGAGCGCCTCGGCGTCAAGCTGCTGACGCGGGGCCATCGCGCGATCGCGTTTACGCCTGAAGGCGAGCGCTTTTTCCGCAGCGCCAGCAGCGCGCTTCAACAATTGCAGGACGCCGTCGGCACGGTGCGACGCGTCGCGCAGAGCCGTTCGCCGGTTACGCTGAGCGCGAGCATCGGCGTGACGGGACTCTGGGTGTTGCCGCGTCTCGGGCGTTTTCAGGAGTTGAATCCCGGCATCGATCTGCGCGTCGCCGCGAACAATCGCGTGCTGGATCTCGCCGGCGACGGTATCGACCTGGTGATCCGCTATTGTCCTTCTTCGGCTGTCGACGACAGCGCGGTTCTTTTATTTCATGAAACCATTGGGCCAGTCGCGCATCCCGCGCTGGGTATCAAACAGGTTTTGTCGCCGCAGGATCTAGCCGGACAGGTCCTGCTCGAATTCGACGAACCTGGCCGCCCGTGGCTGCATTGGGAAGACTGGTTCAATAGTGTCGGCTGGCGCGATGTCAAACCCAAGGCGCTGCTGCGCTTCAACCAATACGACCAGGTTGTGCAATCGGCCATGGCGGGGCAAGGCATTGCGCTCGGACGGCTCGAATTGATCAAACCGATGATCGCGGATCGACGCCTCGCGCTACTCGACGCGCCGGAGTCCGGGCCTTTGAATAACTACGCTTACTGGTTGATGGGCGCCGAGGCTTCACCGCGGGCCGATGTGCGCGCGGTGATGGAGTGGATTGTGAGGGAGGCGAGGCCGTAG
- a CDS encoding MFS transporter, with the protein MRTIMLSSVIGTTVEWYDFLLYGTAAALIFNKLFFPAFDPLVGTIAALASFAAGFIARPLGGAIFGHFGDKLGRKTMLVVTMFLMGGATFLVGVLPTYQRIGIWAPIALVLLRIVQGIGLGGEWGGAALMVIEHSPRNKRGWYGGIVQIGFPLGIVLSTAAFALASLLPENQFLSWGWRVPFMISIVLVMVGLVIRLRVTESPEFLRAMKREPEVAIPLFEVLRSYKRSLFISIGLKISEVAWVYLLSVFVVMYGTQVAGVPRTVMLNGLLIAAAIEFVTVPLAGHLSDRIGRRPLYFFGAFCTIVASFPMFWLVQTGNHMLIVATMAVCMSLGHATLFGPQAAFVPELFGTRVRYSGASLGVQIAAALGGGLTPMAATWLFATTKHIESVAALISVLGVITLIATWFARETYREDLSDSK; encoded by the coding sequence ATGCGAACGATCATGCTGTCCAGCGTGATCGGCACGACCGTGGAGTGGTACGACTTTCTGCTTTACGGCACCGCAGCGGCGCTGATCTTCAACAAGCTGTTTTTTCCGGCGTTCGATCCGCTGGTCGGCACGATCGCGGCGCTCGCGTCGTTCGCGGCGGGTTTCATCGCGCGGCCGCTGGGCGGTGCGATTTTCGGCCATTTCGGCGACAAGCTCGGCCGCAAGACCATGCTGGTCGTCACGATGTTCCTGATGGGCGGCGCTACCTTCCTGGTCGGCGTGTTGCCGACCTACCAGCGGATCGGCATCTGGGCGCCGATCGCGCTGGTGCTCCTGCGCATCGTGCAGGGTATCGGTCTGGGCGGCGAATGGGGCGGCGCGGCGCTGATGGTGATCGAGCACTCGCCGCGCAATAAACGCGGCTGGTATGGCGGAATCGTGCAGATCGGTTTTCCGCTCGGCATCGTGTTGTCGACGGCGGCGTTCGCGCTGGCGAGTTTACTACCAGAAAACCAGTTCCTAAGCTGGGGTTGGCGCGTTCCGTTCATGATCAGCATCGTGCTGGTGATGGTCGGTCTGGTGATCCGCCTACGGGTGACCGAATCGCCGGAATTCCTGCGCGCGATGAAGCGGGAACCCGAAGTCGCGATACCGCTCTTCGAGGTACTGCGCTCGTACAAGCGCAGCCTGTTCATCTCGATCGGCCTGAAGATCTCCGAAGTCGCCTGGGTGTATCTGCTGTCCGTGTTCGTCGTGATGTACGGCACGCAGGTCGCCGGCGTGCCGCGCACGGTGATGCTGAACGGTCTGTTGATTGCAGCGGCAATCGAATTCGTCACCGTACCGCTGGCAGGCCACCTGTCCGACAGGATCGGCCGGCGGCCGCTGTACTTCTTCGGCGCGTTCTGCACGATCGTCGCCTCGTTCCCGATGTTCTGGCTGGTGCAGACCGGCAATCACATGCTCATCGTCGCGACCATGGCGGTATGCATGAGCCTCGGTCACGCGACGCTGTTCGGACCGCAGGCCGCCTTCGTCCCCGAGTTGTTCGGAACGCGTGTGCGCTACAGCGGCGCATCGCTGGGCGTGCAGATTGCCGCGGCGCTGGGCGGTGGACTCACGCCGATGGCGGCGACCTGGCTGTTTGCCACCACGAAACATATCGAGTCGGTCGCCGCGCTGATCAGCGTGCTGGGTGTCATCACGCTGATCGCAACGTGGTTCGCGCGTGAGACGTATCGCGAAGATCTGTCCGATTCGAAATGA
- a CDS encoding 2-hydroxychromene-2-carboxylate isomerase — MTQPDLTPRRMIEFWFDFGSNYSYLSMMRIEELAQRDGITVAWRPFLLGAIFKSFGWETSPFVLQKEKGAYVWRDMVRQCEKYQLPWTQPSQFPRRSLLPMRVALFGAQQSWGGAFCKRIMQLNFVDDREVDDADVVSTVLIDLGLPADEIIAAAQTEQNKLAMRAQTEEAVRRGIFGAPTFFVGEEMFWGNDRLEDAILLAAR; from the coding sequence ATGACTCAGCCTGATCTCACACCACGCCGCATGATCGAATTCTGGTTCGATTTCGGCAGCAACTATAGCTACCTGAGCATGATGCGGATCGAAGAACTCGCACAGCGCGACGGTATTACGGTGGCATGGCGTCCCTTTCTACTCGGTGCGATCTTTAAATCGTTCGGTTGGGAGACGTCGCCCTTTGTCCTGCAGAAAGAGAAGGGCGCCTACGTGTGGCGCGACATGGTGCGTCAATGCGAAAAATATCAATTGCCCTGGACTCAACCCAGCCAGTTTCCGCGGCGCTCGTTGCTTCCCATGCGAGTTGCACTGTTCGGCGCGCAACAGTCGTGGGGCGGCGCGTTTTGCAAGCGGATCATGCAGCTCAATTTCGTCGACGATCGCGAAGTTGATGATGCTGATGTCGTCAGCACGGTGTTAATCGATCTCGGTTTGCCAGCGGACGAGATCATCGCCGCCGCACAGACGGAGCAGAACAAACTGGCGATGCGCGCGCAAACCGAAGAGGCCGTGCGGCGTGGTATTTTCGGCGCGCCCACGTTTTTTGTCGGCGAAGAAATGTTCTGGGGCAATGATCGTCTGGAAGATGCGATCCTGCTGGCTGCCCGTTAG